The stretch of DNA AAAAAGATGAAAAAGACCTTggattctattttaatttattatttataaaatacggCAGCGATaccttttaattacaataagtatttattttaaatcaatttcaatattgtCTCTGGCCCGGGTGGGTGGGCCCGCACTATGAGTCACGCCGGGGCCTGCTCTCAACAACGTCCTAACTGCATCACCAAACACTCACTATCCaactaaattaatgaaaaaggGCACTGTTACTTAGGAACAATCCTCTTGGCTCTTTCTCACACACTGTGCTACTTTCCTTTTAAACTCCGAATATGATTCTCTCCATTCTTTCTGTAAAAAGAAACAGAATGAGCACTCGTCTACTAAAGGCGTACGCGGGTCTTGATTGAGTAAAAACTGGTTGGTGCGTGCAGCGACCTAGcgtgaaaattattcaatgtggTATGCTTTTGGTACGGTTGTCACATGTGGCCCTTCTCCAATGATAATATATTGTGATCTAGTTCCCCTCTCTCTCCTAAAAACAATCTTCTTGACTTTTCCTAACACATCTCGCAACTTTCTTTTTGAAATCCGAATATCGCTCTCTCCATTCTTTCTGTGAATGCAAACAATAGTTAAATGAGAATGGTAATAATTACAGATGCAGACAAACACAAGCACATTAGCAGTCTCCTGTAAAGTaactcaaatattaattttagtcaAAAACAACTATACAAACACTACACAGAACTATGAAATCTATTGAATGTTTCTTGCATAGCAACAGTTTAAGTACAGGCATTgacacatacataatttattattatcatgctatttttttcgaaaatgctaaacatttaaaaaactttgttggattttttaaatattgtaactatttttttttaaatattagatagCAAGTATCATTATATCAGTATACAACCAACAAAGACTCTGTAGGTGCCatgatatgtatattataatctatttctGGCAGCGAATACTTGACAACTATGAGTAAAGTTGAAATTTTTTCATCTTCACATTCTAGGAAATAAGACAAGGCATGACAAAattcctatttaaaaatatctactatTGATTTTTCAAACTACTTCCTACAGTAAAGTACCTCTGCTTAAACTTGTAATTACTAAGataataacaaattacataaaactaGCATTCATTATTACAGCTGTGTCTACCAGTGGACTATTGATAATTAAAGTTTTCTTACAAATAGTTGGATAGAAATAGGTATACTGGCATTCATTGCTACTATGAGTAAACAAATATCACAAAAACAGTTTCATATGGCATGCTACATGGctgaataataaagaaattgacATCACTTCACTCaccgcggcatcaacattagcGGGGCTCTCATCGTTAGGGTCTGCCAGCATGGAAATTACACTTATAAGAATGGTCTCAACTGTGTGCACTGGCAACCACCGCTCCGAGGCTTTCTCATAGCCCCACTTGTCATCACCAGGTtcatgtaatattgatatgcaAACATCACCATTCTTTTCAACTGAAAATGTAAAAACAGGAAGTTATAACTTACTACATCTTAAACTGCTTAAGGTATAGTGTcaatcaatttttttataagagCATGGAGGTCACAAGGGAAGCCAGTGTCCATAAACTAAGCATGTAAGAAACATGAATCTAATAAGTCAATAGAAGAAATTGTGCAACATGACTGGCAAAATTCTTCAAACTAATCTCAGGCTTAGCATGCAGtaacataatgtaataatagatgTATTTAAATCCTCACTGtatattacattgtttattCAAACAAACCAAACCTAAGTAGGTAGTAATACCACAATTTATTACTTCATCttcaatgttaattaattttaccgtTTTATCACAATATCTATTGCCAAGGACTGATAATAATAGAGTTCCAGTAAAAATATGTTGAAAGATGATGTAGatttcgttttaatttcaaacaagTGCTTATAACTATAATGAAATACAATACTTACTATTCGGATGCCATATTTCAGTGACAAATTTCATCCGCGGTGGCCTCAGAGGATATTCTTTAGGAAAATGTAAGTGTGCCTTGAAGAATCCACCCTCACTGGAAATTAAGATAAACTTTAGGTAACATTCTAATTCCAAATAACATTCCAACAGGGATATTTAAAATAGGAAGCAGATTGTAAAAGACTCCTAGTGCAATAGTATTGATCTCGAATAGGCAAATCAAAACCACTATTATTTTAGAATAACTTCACATGAGGCAATGTTGTTGTATTTACAATGCCTTGGATATGAGATATCCATGAAGACTGACATCCTCCTAAAGAATGCTTAGTCATGTGCATGTCTGAGACATTGTATTCAGAAAACATCATGCATGAGAGGTTAACTTTAAGTAAACAGTTATATAAACTTGTTCAGAGGTTCAGTGAGTATATGAATGCCTGGTACTTACTATAACGTGTCTGGAGGACCGATGATGAGGACTTCCCATCTGTATATGTCATTGTCATCTATCAACCCAGCAGAAAAGCCTTCTACTGGATTTTTGTTCAATTCTGAAATCAATGAATGAGTAACCCATATAagaatttacattataaattatttcttaacatATTTGCACAACATTATTAGTAAGAAACGCAAAACTTTGCCAACTGTGACCCGTAAATATACttgtaaatagttattttactCATTTGACTTTGGCACGAGAACACCTGTCATTCTTGCGAATATTGATTTTACTAAATCGAGTCCATTTTTAAGCGCATTCATAAAAAATAGCACATTTGAAGTACAAAGGAAGTCTGGAACTTACAGAATCATCCGAATCACAAAGATACTCAAAATTCGACCCGCTGAGGTCAATGAATGCTCGAATAACGAGTCTGACGTCTAACTAGAGACATCACCACAAATTTATAGCACATTAAAACGACACACTTACCAGCTAGCTGCTTTTTCAATAAAAGCGAAGACTGTGGCTCTGACATTAATTACAATTGCGAAATTTACCCTGACGAGACGAAACAAATGATTTTTCCACAAAAGATGGCTGTCTGAGTTTTGAGCAGGTTGTGAAACATTGAAACATATGAGTTACTGCTTGTTTCCGGTAAAAGTTGCcattattttaagatataagGTAAAAGTTGTGCAGTAGATTctcaaatttatattaattttattaaattttattaatatttataacctAAACATACATTTTACAGTTTGATTATatatcataaattataaatcagTGAAATTCCATGAAAACTACACTTAAATTGAGCACAATTTACGAAATATTCACCATGGTTTATGTTATTAAACCATCGTTTATTACTTtcgtttgttattatttaattaacttactatataattttctttttttacgaataaataattattttgtttagatgaaaagaaaaagaatttgTTCGGTAGGTAAATGGCAATACTCACCGGATTCTCGTCACGCCATCTATTGGCCAAATGCAGAACGAAATTTAGctccatttaaaaatatctgccgCCTTCAGCTTACATCTTAGTCATTCAGATATTAATACTATGCTGTGTCTGTTGGTAACTTTACTCGCTTAGGCGGCATACAGACGCCTGGGTATAGGACTAAATACTACACTATATAACGATCATAAATGAGTAATGAGTTTATTGTCCCTAGTCCCTATTTTTCATCACCCAAGTTATTATAGCTTTCTACTCAATGCGCAGGTGttgataaagataaaaaattacTACTATTCTACGTCTTAGGACCCGGCTCCATATATTTTCTTAGCGCGACCACGCAACGCAGCACAACGGACAAGTGGGGCCGGGGCCTTAGATAATTTGTTAGAATCAGTTTTAGATCAAGAATGGATGTGAAtgaaaatttgaataataaaaacaaatataatttctttgtctgtatttattataaaattcaaacTTAACTTATAACTTAGTTAACGTTATTAATTTTCATCTGGTTGgatttcttctttttcttttttgatttaCCTTTGTTATTCTGTTGGTTATGATTTTCTTGTGCTTCTCTCTTTAAATTGCTTTTCAAAGCAGGTTTGCATGAACCTACAAtctccaataatttattaaagtcCAACTTAGTTTCAACATGGCAACTTTCATGGAACTGTTTCATTGTGTTAATTAACTTTTTCAGT from Spodoptera frugiperda isolate SF20-4 chromosome 11, AGI-APGP_CSIRO_Sfru_2.0, whole genome shotgun sequence encodes:
- the LOC118275200 gene encoding ubiquitin-conjugating enzyme E2 G1 isoform X2; its protein translation is MSEPQSSLLLKKQLAELNKNPVEGFSAGLIDDNDIYRWEVLIIGPPDTLYEGGFFKAHLHFPKEYPLRPPRMKFVTEIWHPNIEKNGDVCISILHEPGDDKWGYEKASERWLPVHTVETILISVISMLADPNDESPANVDAAKEWRESYSEFKRKVAQCVRKSQEDCS
- the LOC118275200 gene encoding ubiquitin-conjugating enzyme E2 G1 isoform X1, with amino-acid sequence MSEPQSSLLLKKQLAELNKNPVEGFSAGLIDDNDIYRWEVLIIGPPDTLYEGGFFKAHLHFPKEYPLRPPRMKFVTEIWHPNIEKNGDVCISILHEPGDDKWGYEKASERWLPVHTVETILISVISMLADPNDESPANVDAAKEWRERYSDFKKKVARCVRKSQEDCF